One window from the genome of Bradyrhizobium xenonodulans encodes:
- a CDS encoding M24 family metallopeptidase translates to MQENTARAGRSRAIPFDTVKLDRLMEAAGLDVLVATSKHNVQYLLGAERAIFFDYMDAVGISRYLPVLVYPKGAPEKAVYIGHRLETHQRAVAPPWVPQVRTESNGSVDAVTRAVGLIRDAGVPMKRVGVEMAFLPMDAGRALADALPGAELKDALLVLERLRAVKSADELAKLKTASELVIASMLEVIAGHGPGTTKQQLSNALRIAEANRGLTFEYCLLACGSSHNRAPSAQPWEQGEVLSLDSGGNYHGYIGDLARMAVLGDPDSELKDCLAEIEAVQRAAFAAVRPGALGGDIYVAAERQLAQITQRDCTDFLAHGMGLVSHEVPHLTATGPVPYDDTDARLPLEAGMVVSIETTMKHPRRGFIKLEDTVAVTAAGYEIFGEGGRGWNLGGGAF, encoded by the coding sequence ATGCAGGAGAACACCGCCCGCGCAGGACGCTCGCGCGCCATTCCATTCGATACCGTCAAGCTCGACCGTCTGATGGAGGCCGCCGGCCTCGACGTCCTGGTCGCGACCTCCAAGCACAATGTGCAGTACCTGCTCGGCGCCGAGCGCGCGATCTTCTTCGACTACATGGACGCCGTGGGCATCAGCCGCTATCTGCCGGTCCTGGTCTATCCCAAAGGCGCGCCCGAGAAAGCCGTCTATATCGGCCACCGGCTGGAGACCCATCAGCGCGCTGTCGCGCCGCCGTGGGTGCCACAGGTCCGGACCGAGTCCAACGGCTCGGTCGACGCGGTCACGCGCGCCGTGGGCCTGATCCGGGACGCCGGCGTGCCCATGAAGCGGGTCGGGGTCGAGATGGCGTTCCTGCCGATGGATGCGGGCCGGGCGCTCGCCGACGCCCTGCCCGGTGCCGAGCTCAAGGACGCGCTGCTGGTGCTGGAGCGGCTGCGTGCGGTCAAGTCGGCGGACGAGCTGGCCAAGCTCAAGACCGCATCCGAACTCGTCATCGCATCGATGCTGGAGGTGATCGCCGGACACGGGCCGGGCACCACCAAGCAGCAATTGTCCAACGCCTTGCGCATCGCAGAAGCCAACCGCGGGCTGACCTTCGAATACTGCCTGCTGGCCTGCGGCAGCAGCCACAACCGGGCGCCGTCGGCGCAGCCCTGGGAGCAAGGTGAGGTGCTGTCGCTCGACTCCGGCGGCAATTACCACGGCTATATCGGCGACCTCGCGCGCATGGCCGTGCTGGGCGACCCGGATTCAGAGCTGAAGGACTGCCTGGCTGAGATCGAGGCCGTCCAGCGCGCCGCCTTTGCCGCAGTCCGGCCGGGCGCCCTGGGCGGCGACATCTACGTCGCGGCCGAACGGCAACTCGCCCAGATCACTCAGCGTGACTGCACCGATTTCCTCGCCCACGGCATGGGCCTGGTCAGCCACGAGGTCCCTCACCTGACCGCCACGGGTCCGGTTCCCTACGACGACACCGACGCCCGGCTGCCGCTCGAAGCAGGCATGGTGGTGTCGATCGAGACCACGATGAAGCATCCGAGGCGCGGCTTCATCAAGCTCGAGGACACGGTCGCGGTGACCGCGGCGGGCTACGAGATTTTTGGCGAGGGTGGCCGCGGGTGGAATCTGGGTGGCGGTGCGTTCTAG
- a CDS encoding TRAP transporter substrate-binding protein: protein MSFSRRTLLKASAATAVFGGVSAPYVARAQAAEFTYKYANNLPDTHPLNVRAKEMAAAIKSETGGKFDLQIFPNNQLGSDTDMLSQIRSGGVEFFTLSGLILSTLVPAASINGIGFAFPDYDTVWKAMDGDLGAHVRGEIKKAGLEVMDKIWDNGFRQTTSSSKPITGPDDLKGFKIRVPVSPLWTSMFKAFDAAPASINFSEVYSALQTKIVEGQENPLAIISTAKLYEVQKYCSLTNHMWDGFWFLANRRAWEKLPQDVRTIVAKNINAAAVNERADTAKLNANLQQELAGKGLTFNQPTVAPFRDKLRSAGFYAEWKGKYGDQAWDLLEKAVGKLS from the coding sequence ATGAGCTTTTCCCGACGCACGCTTCTCAAGGCCTCCGCCGCGACTGCCGTCTTTGGCGGCGTCAGCGCGCCCTATGTGGCCCGTGCCCAGGCCGCCGAGTTCACCTACAAATACGCCAACAACCTGCCGGACACCCATCCGCTGAACGTGCGCGCCAAGGAGATGGCGGCCGCGATCAAGAGCGAGACCGGCGGCAAGTTCGACCTCCAGATCTTCCCGAACAACCAGCTCGGGTCCGACACCGACATGCTGAGCCAGATCCGCTCCGGCGGCGTCGAGTTCTTCACGCTGTCCGGCCTGATCCTGTCGACCCTGGTGCCGGCCGCGTCCATCAACGGCATCGGCTTCGCGTTCCCGGACTACGACACGGTCTGGAAGGCCATGGACGGCGACCTCGGTGCCCATGTCCGCGGCGAGATCAAGAAGGCCGGCCTCGAGGTGATGGACAAGATCTGGGACAACGGCTTCCGCCAGACCACGTCGTCGAGCAAGCCGATCACCGGGCCTGACGACCTCAAGGGCTTCAAGATCCGCGTGCCGGTGTCGCCGCTGTGGACCTCGATGTTCAAGGCGTTCGACGCCGCGCCCGCCTCAATCAATTTCAGCGAGGTCTATTCGGCGCTCCAGACCAAGATCGTCGAGGGCCAGGAGAACCCGCTGGCGATCATCTCGACCGCCAAGCTCTACGAGGTGCAGAAATACTGCTCGCTGACCAACCACATGTGGGACGGCTTCTGGTTCCTGGCCAACCGCAGAGCCTGGGAAAAGCTCCCACAGGACGTGCGCACGATCGTCGCCAAGAACATCAATGCCGCCGCCGTCAACGAACGCGCTGACACCGCCAAGCTCAATGCCAACCTCCAGCAGGAGCTGGCCGGCAAAGGCCTGACCTTCAACCAGCCGACCGTTGCGCCGTTCCGCGACAAGCTGCGCTCCGCCGGCTTCTATGCCGAGTGGAAGGGCAAGTATGGCGATCAGGCCTGGGACCTGCTGGAAAAGGCTGTCGGCAAGCTGTCGTAA
- a CDS encoding TRAP transporter large permease, which yields MAHVEVEVIEVAGEATARSPRRPSLLTSLERALGLLVEIPAAILVIAEIVILFAGVVARYGLHRPLIWSDELASILFLWLAMLGAAVAFHRSEHMRMTAIVASARPAMRAWLDLVATCAALAFLVLIVWPSCDYAYEESYITTPALQISNVWRAAALPAGIGLMVAFAMLRLLRAADYRTVAAAVATVAVVIGLFWLAEPLLRPLGNLNLVIFFVGVAGFCVFAGVPIAFGFGLAIFGYLALTTRTPVMVLVGRMDEGMSHLILLSVPLFVFLGLLIEMTGMARAMVAFLANLLGHVRGGLHYVLVGAMYLVSGISGAKAADMAAVAPVLFPEMKQRGAKPGDLVALLAATGAQTETIPPSLVLITIGSVTGVSIAALFTGGLLPGVVLAITLCMLVWWRYRHEDMSHVRRARASEIGKTFIIALPALALPFVIRYAVVEGIATATEVSTIGIVYGALVGLLVYRRFDWRRLFPMLVETAALSGAILLIIGTATGMAWGLTQSGFSRSLASAMTGLPGGPATFIAVSILAFVILGSVLEGIPAIVLFGPLLFPIARLVGVHEVHYAMIIILAMGIGLFAPPFGVGYYAACAIGRVDPAEGIRPIWGYLLALLVGLIIVAIFPWISIGFL from the coding sequence ATGGCTCATGTCGAGGTCGAAGTGATCGAAGTGGCGGGCGAGGCGACTGCTCGGTCCCCTCGCCGACCTTCGCTGCTGACTTCGCTCGAACGCGCGCTCGGCCTCCTCGTCGAAATCCCGGCGGCGATCCTGGTCATCGCCGAGATCGTGATCCTGTTTGCCGGCGTGGTCGCACGCTACGGTTTGCACCGGCCGCTGATCTGGTCGGACGAGCTCGCCTCGATCCTGTTCCTGTGGCTCGCCATGCTCGGCGCGGCGGTTGCGTTCCACCGCTCCGAGCACATGCGCATGACCGCGATCGTCGCCAGCGCACGGCCTGCGATGCGGGCCTGGCTCGATCTGGTTGCGACCTGCGCGGCGCTGGCGTTTCTGGTGCTGATCGTCTGGCCGTCCTGCGACTATGCCTACGAGGAAAGCTACATCACCACGCCGGCGCTCCAGATCTCGAACGTCTGGCGCGCCGCCGCGCTGCCGGCCGGCATCGGCCTGATGGTGGCCTTTGCTATGCTGCGGCTGCTGCGCGCGGCCGATTACCGGACGGTCGCGGCGGCCGTCGCCACCGTTGCCGTCGTGATCGGCCTGTTCTGGCTGGCGGAACCGTTGTTGCGACCGCTCGGCAATCTCAACCTCGTCATCTTCTTCGTCGGCGTCGCCGGCTTCTGCGTGTTTGCTGGCGTTCCCATTGCGTTTGGCTTTGGCCTCGCGATCTTCGGCTATCTGGCGCTGACCACGCGCACCCCGGTGATGGTGCTGGTCGGGCGGATGGACGAGGGCATGAGCCACCTCATCCTGCTCTCGGTGCCGCTGTTCGTATTCCTCGGGCTCCTGATCGAGATGACCGGCATGGCGCGGGCCATGGTGGCGTTCCTCGCAAACCTGCTCGGCCACGTCCGCGGCGGCCTGCATTACGTGCTGGTCGGCGCCATGTACCTGGTCTCCGGCATTTCCGGCGCCAAGGCCGCCGACATGGCGGCGGTCGCGCCGGTGCTGTTCCCGGAGATGAAGCAGCGCGGCGCCAAGCCGGGCGATCTCGTCGCGCTGCTTGCGGCGACCGGCGCCCAGACGGAGACCATTCCGCCGAGCCTCGTGCTGATCACGATCGGATCGGTCACGGGCGTGTCGATCGCCGCCCTGTTCACCGGCGGCCTGCTGCCCGGCGTGGTGCTCGCGATCACGCTCTGCATGCTGGTGTGGTGGCGCTACCGCCACGAGGACATGAGCCATGTCCGCCGCGCCAGGGCGTCCGAGATCGGCAAGACCTTCATCATCGCCCTGCCCGCGCTCGCGCTGCCCTTCGTGATCCGCTACGCCGTGGTCGAGGGCATTGCGACCGCGACCGAAGTCTCCACGATCGGCATCGTCTACGGCGCCCTGGTCGGCCTCCTCGTCTACCGCCGCTTCGACTGGCGGCGGCTGTTTCCGATGCTGGTCGAGACCGCGGCGCTGTCAGGCGCGATCCTGCTGATCATCGGCACGGCGACCGGGATGGCCTGGGGCCTGACCCAATCAGGCTTCTCGCGCTCGCTGGCTTCAGCCATGACCGGATTGCCCGGTGGGCCTGCCACCTTCATCGCGGTCTCGATCCTGGCCTTCGTGATCCTCGGCAGCGTGCTGGAGGGCATCCCGGCGATCGTGTTGTTCGGGCCGCTGCTGTTTCCGATCGCGCGCCTCGTCGGGGTGCACGAGGTGCACTATGCCATGATCATCATTCTGGCGATGGGTATCGGGCTATTCGCCCCGCCGTTCGGCGTCGGCTATTATGCCGCCTGCGCCATCGGACGCGTCGATCCGGCCGAGGGCATCAGGCCGATCTGGGGCTATCTGCTGGCGCTGCTGGTGGGATTGATCATCGTCGCGATCTTCCCCTGGATTTCGATCGGATTCCTGTAA
- a CDS encoding acyl-CoA synthetase translates to MSERQNQYDIGLDKTPANYVPLSPLSFLARSAAVYPDQFSTVYEGRSFTWHQTHERCKRFASWLAGKGIGVGDTVAAMLPNIPAMNEAHFAVPMTGAVLNALNIRLDAPSIAFQLDHGGAKIILVDPEFSGVITDALAQMKGPKPFVVDVDDAAFKGGKRIGEIEYEAAVAQGDPAFTAILPRDEWDAIALSYTSGTTGNPKGVVTHHRGAYLNAVSNILAGNLGQHPVYLWTLPMFHCNGWCFPWTIAAAAGVNVCLRKVEPTKIFELIKQHGVTHMCGAPIVYNTLINAPDAPKGDAARRVVGLIAGAAPPVAVLEGAENIGIKLTHVYGLTEVYGPASVCAEQPGWDDLPAAERARMKRRQGVPYPLEEGVTVIDPQTMREVPRDGETIGEVMFRGNIVMKGYLKNEEATKEAFEGGWFHTGDLGVLDAQGYVTIKDRSKDIIISGGENISSVEVEDILYKHPAVLFAAVVAKPDPKWGEVPCAFVELKDGASATEADIIAFCRTHMSGFKTPKAVVFGPIPKTSTGKIQKFLLRNEVGSVKAISA, encoded by the coding sequence ATGAGCGAGCGGCAGAACCAGTACGATATCGGCCTCGACAAGACCCCCGCCAACTACGTGCCGCTGAGCCCGCTGAGCTTCCTTGCGCGCAGCGCCGCCGTCTATCCCGACCAATTCAGCACCGTCTATGAGGGCCGCAGCTTCACGTGGCACCAGACCCATGAGCGCTGCAAGCGCTTTGCGTCCTGGCTTGCCGGCAAGGGCATCGGCGTCGGCGACACCGTGGCGGCGATGCTGCCGAACATTCCGGCGATGAACGAGGCGCATTTCGCGGTGCCGATGACCGGCGCCGTGCTCAACGCGCTCAACATTCGCCTCGATGCGCCCTCGATCGCGTTCCAGCTCGACCATGGCGGCGCGAAGATCATTCTGGTCGATCCGGAATTTTCAGGCGTCATCACCGACGCGCTCGCGCAGATGAAGGGGCCGAAGCCATTCGTCGTCGACGTCGACGATGCCGCGTTCAAGGGTGGCAAGCGCATCGGCGAGATCGAATATGAGGCCGCCGTCGCGCAAGGCGATCCGGCGTTCACCGCCATCCTGCCGCGCGACGAATGGGATGCCATCGCGCTGAGCTACACCTCGGGCACGACAGGAAATCCCAAGGGCGTCGTCACCCACCATCGCGGCGCCTACCTCAACGCCGTCAGCAACATCCTTGCCGGCAATCTCGGCCAGCATCCGGTCTATCTCTGGACGCTGCCGATGTTTCATTGCAACGGCTGGTGCTTCCCCTGGACCATCGCGGCCGCGGCCGGCGTCAATGTCTGCCTGCGCAAGGTCGAGCCGACGAAGATTTTCGAACTGATCAAGCAGCACGGCGTCACCCACATGTGCGGCGCGCCGATCGTCTACAACACGCTGATCAACGCGCCCGATGCACCGAAAGGCGATGCCGCCCGCCGCGTCGTCGGCTTGATCGCCGGCGCCGCGCCGCCGGTCGCGGTGCTCGAAGGCGCCGAGAACATCGGCATCAAGCTGACCCATGTCTATGGCCTGACCGAGGTCTACGGCCCCGCCTCCGTCTGCGCGGAGCAGCCCGGCTGGGACGATCTGCCTGCCGCCGAGCGCGCGCGCATGAAGCGGCGGCAGGGCGTGCCCTACCCGCTCGAGGAAGGCGTCACCGTCATCGACCCGCAAACGATGCGAGAGGTGCCGCGCGACGGCGAGACCATCGGCGAGGTCATGTTCCGCGGCAACATCGTGATGAAGGGCTATCTCAAGAACGAGGAGGCGACGAAGGAAGCGTTCGAAGGCGGCTGGTTTCACACCGGCGACCTCGGCGTGCTGGACGCGCAGGGCTACGTCACCATCAAGGACCGCTCCAAGGACATCATCATCTCCGGCGGCGAGAACATCTCGTCCGTCGAGGTCGAGGACATCCTCTACAAGCACCCGGCCGTGCTGTTCGCAGCCGTGGTCGCAAAGCCCGATCCGAAATGGGGCGAAGTTCCTTGCGCCTTCGTCGAGCTGAAGGACGGCGCCAGCGCGACCGAGGCCGACATCATCGCCTTCTGCCGCACGCATATGAGCGGCTTCAAGACGCCGAAGGCCGTCGTGTTCGGACCGATCCCGAAGACGTCCACGGGCAAGATCCAGAAATTCCTGCTGCGCAACGAGGTTGGATCGGTGAAGGCGATCTCGGCCTGA
- a CDS encoding autotransporter outer membrane beta-barrel domain-containing protein, whose protein sequence is MSADVCARLALLLLTAGLLLPRAAEAQVMREFGFGAPAGMPGYAAAGPNAPGYGFDNFANPAFGGAAFGGPQTSAFSGAWFGNGGSGGGMQPGYGWSGEPQQGFAGGGRFVGMRLSFSGGTDSASRPETAQATFLAMTQFTQALLDPAIDGRGIGPAELDAELAAYADVGNDPTHGGIGREAYGAIYGRPSLASAHWNVWATGFGGSQVSTGGSGSASRSFGTVVGADYSLSPQTRMGFALAGGGTGYANNFSSGRSDLFQAGTFVRHSVGPAYVATALAYGWQAITGDYQVTPAGTSQLNVAVNANAYSGRLEGGYRFAMPSLGVIPYAAAQITTFRLPSNAAQPAYADPSPSAAGNDSFTDTRAELGLRTSTSFALLGGMMSLRGRLAWAHDFSAGQSIPTAFRSLPGQGFIVGGTALAPNAALTGVAIELRDLNGWSASANLDSEVSSLVRSYTGRASLRYAW, encoded by the coding sequence TTGAGCGCAGACGTGTGCGCGCGTCTGGCGCTGCTGCTATTGACGGCCGGATTGCTGCTGCCGCGCGCGGCTGAGGCGCAAGTCATGCGCGAGTTCGGCTTCGGCGCCCCAGCGGGCATGCCGGGATATGCCGCCGCGGGACCGAATGCGCCCGGCTATGGCTTCGACAATTTTGCCAATCCCGCGTTCGGCGGCGCCGCATTCGGCGGGCCGCAGACATCGGCTTTCTCCGGCGCCTGGTTTGGCAACGGCGGCAGCGGCGGTGGCATGCAGCCGGGTTATGGCTGGAGCGGCGAACCGCAGCAGGGTTTTGCCGGCGGAGGGCGATTCGTCGGCATGCGGCTGTCCTTCAGCGGCGGCACCGATAGCGCCTCGCGGCCCGAGACGGCGCAGGCCACGTTCCTGGCGATGACGCAGTTCACGCAAGCTTTGCTCGATCCCGCCATCGACGGCCGCGGCATCGGCCCCGCGGAGCTTGACGCGGAGCTCGCGGCCTACGCCGATGTCGGCAACGACCCGACGCATGGCGGCATCGGACGCGAAGCCTATGGAGCGATCTACGGCAGACCCTCGCTCGCGTCCGCGCACTGGAACGTCTGGGCCACCGGCTTCGGCGGCTCGCAGGTGTCGACCGGCGGCAGCGGCTCCGCCAGCCGGAGTTTTGGCACGGTGGTCGGCGCGGACTACTCACTATCGCCGCAGACGCGAATGGGCTTCGCGCTCGCCGGCGGCGGCACCGGCTATGCCAACAACTTCTCCAGCGGCCGTTCCGATCTTTTCCAGGCCGGCACCTTCGTCAGGCATTCGGTCGGACCGGCCTATGTCGCAACCGCGCTCGCCTATGGCTGGCAGGCCATCACCGGCGACTATCAGGTCACGCCGGCCGGCACGAGCCAGCTCAACGTGGCGGTCAATGCCAATGCCTATTCCGGTCGCCTCGAAGGCGGCTATCGTTTTGCCATGCCCTCACTCGGCGTCATACCCTATGCGGCTGCGCAGATCACCACCTTCCGCTTGCCCTCCAATGCCGCGCAGCCAGCCTACGCCGATCCGTCTCCCTCGGCGGCCGGCAACGACAGCTTCACCGACACCCGCGCCGAGCTCGGCCTGCGCACGAGCACGTCCTTTGCGCTGCTTGGAGGTATGATGAGCCTGCGCGGACGGCTCGCGTGGGCGCACGATTTCAGCGCGGGGCAGTCGATCCCGACCGCGTTCCGGTCCCTGCCCGGCCAAGGCTTCATCGTCGGCGGCACGGCATTGGCGCCGAACGCGGCGCTGACCGGCGTTGCAATCGAGCTGCGCGACCTGAACGGCTGGTCGGCCTCGGCGAACCTCGACAGCGAAGTGTCGAGCCTGGTCCGCTCCTACACCGGCAGGGCCAGCCTGCGCTACGCGTGGTGA
- a CDS encoding TRAP transporter substrate-binding protein, protein MKSRFVRAGLIAGAMLAATPALAQTKWNLPAAYPADNPHSENLVAFAKDVDAATSGKLQITVHPGASLFKAPDIKRAVVTGQAQMGEVLLSIHENEDPLFGVDVVPFLATSFPDAMKLYQASKPAITKKLEAQGLKLLFVVPWAPQGVYVNKPLATIEDMKGLKWRAYNVGTARIGELVGAQSVTIQAAELPQALATGVVNSFMSSGGTGYDAKAWESLKYFYDVQAWVPKDYTFVNKAAFDALDKPTQEAILKAAATAETRGWKAWQDKSTWYIDQLKAKGMTVEPPSPALKAGFQKIGEQLTADWLKKAGPDGQALIDAYKKM, encoded by the coding sequence ATGAAGTCTCGTTTCGTCCGCGCAGGCCTGATCGCCGGCGCCATGCTGGCCGCGACGCCCGCTTTGGCCCAGACCAAATGGAATCTGCCGGCAGCCTATCCCGCCGACAATCCGCACTCTGAAAACCTGGTCGCTTTCGCCAAGGACGTCGATGCCGCCACGTCCGGCAAACTCCAGATCACGGTTCATCCCGGCGCCTCGCTGTTCAAGGCGCCCGACATCAAGCGCGCGGTGGTGACCGGGCAGGCGCAGATGGGCGAGGTGCTGTTGTCGATTCACGAGAACGAGGATCCGCTCTTTGGTGTCGACGTCGTGCCGTTCCTGGCAACCAGCTTCCCGGACGCGATGAAGCTGTATCAGGCCTCCAAGCCCGCGATTACGAAGAAGCTCGAGGCGCAGGGCCTCAAGCTGCTGTTCGTCGTGCCGTGGGCGCCGCAGGGTGTCTATGTCAACAAGCCGCTCGCGACGATTGAAGATATGAAGGGCCTGAAATGGCGCGCCTATAATGTCGGAACCGCGCGTATCGGCGAGTTGGTCGGCGCGCAGTCGGTCACGATCCAGGCAGCCGAATTGCCGCAGGCGCTCGCGACCGGTGTCGTGAACTCCTTCATGTCGTCGGGCGGCACCGGCTACGACGCGAAGGCCTGGGAGTCGCTCAAGTACTTCTACGACGTACAGGCCTGGGTCCCGAAGGACTATACCTTCGTCAACAAGGCCGCGTTCGACGCGCTCGACAAGCCGACCCAGGAGGCGATCCTGAAAGCTGCGGCAACGGCGGAGACGCGCGGCTGGAAGGCCTGGCAGGACAAGAGCACCTGGTACATCGATCAGCTCAAGGCCAAGGGCATGACGGTCGAGCCGCCGAGCCCGGCACTCAAGGCCGGCTTCCAGAAGATCGGCGAGCAGCTCACTGCCGATTGGCTCAAGAAGGCAGGGCCCGATGGCCAGGCGCTGATTGACGCCTACAAGAAGATGTGA
- a CDS encoding TRAP transporter large permease: MANLGMIELSFILLGVMILLLGSGIWIAVSLGLVGFVAMALTTSLPLGSVLATTTWSASSSWTLAALPLFIWMGEILFRTKLSEEMFRGLSPWVQWLPGRLTHVNVIGCGIFAAVSGSSAATCATIGKIALPELDKRGYDKGLSLGSLAGSGTLGLLIPPSIPMVVYAVTANVSVLQVFLGGFLPGVLVMVLYSGYIIIWSLLNPKKVPPRDPPMPFRQKLRESAKLAPCLLLIMAVFFSLVLGFATATECAAWGVTGALLLAWWSGTLTRKNFLESIMSATRLTCMIMLILAGAAYTTAAMAYTGIPAALATWVQGQQLTPGMLALYLSIMYIILGCLIDGISMIVLTAVIVLPMVKQAGLDLVWFGVYLIIHVEMAQITPPVGFNLFVLQNMSGRDTFTVARAAFPFFVLLLASVFIITEYPQIVMFLPKLAFPD, translated from the coding sequence ATGGCCAATCTCGGCATGATCGAGCTGTCCTTCATCCTGCTCGGGGTCATGATCCTGTTGCTGGGAAGCGGCATCTGGATCGCGGTCTCGCTCGGGCTCGTCGGCTTCGTCGCGATGGCACTGACCACGAGCTTGCCGCTCGGCTCTGTGCTTGCGACCACGACCTGGAGCGCCAGCTCGTCCTGGACGCTGGCCGCCTTGCCGCTGTTCATCTGGATGGGCGAGATCCTGTTCCGAACCAAATTGTCGGAAGAGATGTTCCGCGGTCTGTCGCCGTGGGTGCAGTGGCTGCCCGGGCGCTTGACGCATGTGAACGTGATCGGCTGCGGCATCTTCGCGGCAGTGTCGGGCTCTTCAGCCGCGACCTGTGCGACCATCGGCAAGATCGCGCTGCCCGAGCTCGACAAGCGCGGCTACGACAAGGGCTTGAGCCTCGGATCGCTCGCAGGCTCCGGTACGCTCGGCCTCTTGATCCCGCCGTCGATTCCGATGGTGGTCTACGCGGTCACGGCGAACGTCTCCGTGCTTCAGGTGTTCCTCGGCGGCTTCCTGCCGGGCGTGCTCGTGATGGTGCTCTATTCCGGCTACATCATCATCTGGTCGCTGCTCAACCCGAAAAAGGTTCCACCGCGCGATCCGCCGATGCCATTCCGGCAGAAGCTGCGCGAGTCGGCCAAGCTCGCGCCTTGCCTGTTGTTGATCATGGCGGTCTTCTTCTCGCTCGTGCTGGGCTTTGCAACCGCGACAGAATGCGCCGCGTGGGGCGTCACTGGCGCGCTGCTGCTGGCGTGGTGGAGCGGCACGCTGACGCGCAAGAACTTCCTCGAGAGCATCATGAGCGCGACGCGCCTGACCTGCATGATCATGCTGATCCTCGCAGGCGCCGCCTACACCACGGCCGCGATGGCCTATACGGGCATTCCGGCCGCGCTCGCCACCTGGGTTCAGGGACAGCAGCTCACGCCGGGCATGCTCGCGCTGTATCTGAGCATCATGTACATTATCCTGGGTTGCCTGATCGACGGCATCTCGATGATCGTGCTGACCGCCGTCATCGTGCTGCCGATGGTCAAGCAGGCCGGTCTCGACCTGGTCTGGTTCGGCGTCTATCTCATCATCCATGTCGAGATGGCGCAGATCACGCCGCCGGTCGGCTTCAACCTGTTCGTGCTCCAGAACATGAGCGGCCGAGACACGTTCACGGTCGCGCGGGCCGCGTTTCCGTTCTTCGTCCTGCTGCTTGCCTCCGTATTCATCATCACGGAGTATCCGCAGATCGTGATGTTTTTGCCCAAGCTCGCCTTCCCAGACTGA
- a CDS encoding TRAP transporter small permease: MRRALDLLYLGAGYAAGVFMVAIFAIMMIMSVGRQFAINIPAGDDFASWCMAAMAFLGLAHTFKRGEMIRVGLLLERLHGRTKQIAEIVALGIATAFILYFTRHAIQMTYDSWRFNDVAQGVVALPLWIPQLGFAGGLVILSIALIDEMVNVIAGNRPSYEKGSPDETPDEFIERISQGGGG; encoded by the coding sequence GTGCGGCGCGCTCTGGATCTCCTTTATCTCGGAGCGGGCTACGCTGCCGGCGTCTTCATGGTTGCGATCTTCGCCATCATGATGATCATGTCGGTCGGGCGGCAGTTTGCGATCAACATTCCCGCCGGCGATGATTTCGCGTCCTGGTGCATGGCTGCGATGGCGTTTCTCGGCCTCGCCCACACCTTCAAGCGCGGCGAGATGATCCGCGTCGGCCTGCTGCTGGAGCGCCTGCACGGGCGGACGAAGCAGATCGCGGAGATCGTGGCGCTCGGCATTGCGACCGCCTTCATTCTCTACTTCACCCGGCATGCGATTCAGATGACTTACGACTCCTGGCGCTTCAACGACGTGGCGCAGGGTGTAGTCGCGCTTCCGCTCTGGATTCCCCAGCTCGGCTTTGCCGGCGGACTCGTGATCCTGTCGATCGCGCTGATTGATGAAATGGTCAATGTCATCGCCGGCAACCGGCCGAGCTATGAGAAGGGCTCGCCCGACGAGACGCCGGACGAATTCATCGAGCGCATCTCGCAAGGCGGGGGCGGTTGA
- a CDS encoding MBL fold metallo-hydrolase, translated as MTLTLTILGCGSSAGVPRPALGWGACDPNNPKNRRRRCSLLVEQTSHHGTTRIVIDTAPDLREQLIDTNVDHIDAVFLTHEHADQTHGMDDLRSVVLHMRKRIPVYFNQSTAKDIMARFSYCFISPEGSDYPPILHRHSIEAGESRIISGKGGDVSMTAFLVQHGQIPALGYRIGNAAYTPDLNDIPRESFGALENLDVWIVDGLRYTQHSSHFSINDALSWIERFKPKRAVITNMTADVDYEVIRQSLPAGVVPAYDGMRLETH; from the coding sequence ATGACGCTGACACTGACGATCCTGGGTTGCGGCTCCTCCGCCGGCGTGCCGCGCCCGGCGCTCGGCTGGGGTGCCTGCGATCCCAACAATCCAAAAAACCGCCGCCGCCGCTGCTCGCTGCTGGTCGAACAGACATCACACCACGGCACCACGCGCATCGTGATCGACACCGCGCCGGATCTCCGCGAGCAACTGATCGACACCAATGTCGATCACATCGATGCGGTGTTTCTGACCCATGAGCATGCCGACCAGACCCATGGCATGGATGATCTGCGTTCGGTCGTGCTCCACATGCGCAAGCGCATTCCGGTCTATTTCAACCAGTCGACCGCGAAAGACATCATGGCGCGGTTCTCCTATTGCTTCATCTCGCCGGAAGGAAGCGACTACCCACCGATCCTGCACCGGCATTCGATCGAGGCCGGCGAGAGCCGGATCATCAGCGGCAAGGGCGGGGACGTCTCGATGACCGCCTTCCTGGTTCAGCACGGCCAGATCCCCGCGCTCGGCTATCGCATCGGCAATGCCGCCTACACGCCCGACCTCAACGACATCCCGCGCGAGAGTTTTGGCGCGCTGGAAAATCTCGATGTCTGGATCGTCGACGGCCTGCGCTACACCCAGCATTCCAGCCATTTCAGCATCAACGACGCGCTGTCCTGGATCGAGCGCTTCAAGCCGAAGCGTGCCGTCATCACCAACATGACGGCCGACGTTGATTACGAGGTAATCCGACAGTCGCTGCCCGCGGGCGTGGTGCCGGCCTATGACGGGATGCGGCTGGAGACGCACTGA